The Musa acuminata AAA Group cultivar baxijiao chromosome BXJ1-8, Cavendish_Baxijiao_AAA, whole genome shotgun sequence genomic sequence CCTTTCGGGCACCATTTCCGTCGGCGTATCATCTGGCGGCGCGTGATATGGAGGTCAATGTAGAAGTTGGGCATCATGCAACACGAGGATTCCTCGGTCTCGTTGGGCTCATTGGGATATGATGGTATACAACCATTGAAGCTAAGATCAAAGGCCATCTCaaagaacaagcttgaggtgctaACACTTGCTGTGTGTGTATCAATATGTAAAGGTTTGAGATCTTTGatattgtcttagaaacatggatTTAGATTCAATTTTACGTGGACACAGATGTTGAAACAGATTATGAACACAGTAATTGAGATCTGTCAGTGACCTATACGAATAAATGCAATTGCAACCCATTGATCACCAGAATATTTGCATGGAGTGGTTGGAGGAGGAAGGTTAGAATAgttggggaagaagaagaagaagaagaagaagaagaagacatggagATGAGAGAATCCAATgactgctgctgcagctgccaaTGGCCAGCCTGTAAGTGCATGATGAgtggggactgtgctgcctcctcCGAGGCTTATTTAGAGCCGTACTCGGGAGAACTCCAAGCCATCTCATGCCCTACACCTCCCTCTCCCTGTCTACAGCCGCAGTACAGGGAAGCCAGCGAAGCTCAcaagctctatttcctctccccccccccaccccccagcTGAGCTCCAAAATACTGCACATCACAGTCCGGGACTGCGCACAACTCATCTCTCATTGTCTCTAAGAACGCTCTCATGTGCACAACACAACTCTCTGCGAAGAAGAAAGCTCTGACGATAATGGAATGATTTATTGGCTGTCATGCTGTCATAGGGAACATGCAGACGATGATGTGCATGTTCTTCCTGTGTACTGATCAGAATGAATACAAGAAGTTTGCCTACAAAAGTTTTAGATCCAACAATATACTTCTGAACAcacagttcttttttccttttctttcttctctctctcaagCAGAACTGCAACTCTTTACAGTAAAAAGAAAGATACGAGATTCTTATCTCAATTTATGGGGACTTTCTCTTCCAATTTTTTGTTAGTTTTCTCAATCAAAACAGGCTTAATCTGTTCTGCTGCTCCAACACAATTTTCCCTTATCAAACATCTTAATTTTGGTAGGCACtgaaaatttcatatatatatatatatgtatacatatatcattccaaaacataaaaAACTTGTAGAACTCTAATTTATGTTAGCATTTAAAGAGAGATAATGTATATGTATGTAAAAACTGGAAGATTGAAATGAGCAAGGAAGGCAagtttggcatgtaatggcagagAGATCATTTGGTATCACCAAGTGGCTTTTAGCAGCTGCAATTAAAGAATGTTAGTCGAAGAAGCTCGTTCCAGAGTGAAGCTTAGAGTGAAGGTAGAAAGAAGCTTTCAGAAGGCTCAGTCTTGCCTCACGAAACATGACAAATCCACCCATCCCTTTTACCAGGCTTTCCAGCCTATCCCAGCCCATGCAACAGACACCCAACATCACAGGAGAGAGCAGCAGCAAAAGACAACCCCTCACTGTAGAGAGAGAAGATGGATGGATCCATAGATACTCCGCCACCAGCCTAGCCACCAAGAAACAGGAAGAGAGGAGGGGGGTGGGTTTGGCggggagaggaggagggagaCTGCACTCTATCACTCTCAGGAATACCCACATGTCACTCATTTCAGCTTTGGGAGAGGTGAAACCATGTCTACCACAGCAGGGAGGGAAGAAGGGGGGGTGGGGGCTCTCACCTCAGTGACAGCAGAAGCTCAACCTTTTGTACTAGAAAAGCAGGCCCTTCATCCCTTCTTTCCCACATGAGACCATGGGGAATGGCAGGGTGGAATCTTGGTGGTGGGGGGTAGAAATCCTGAGATTGAGAGATCTTGTACCACCTTTCTCCAATCCCTTGTGTCCACTATGACCATCTTTGCTCTGATCCAATCAAAAGGAACTGTCCCCTCACCCCTGTCCTCTTCCTGCTGGTAAACCCCGCCTCCCTCCACATTTACATTTTGGTAACCACAGGCCCACATGACCTTCATTTCCTCCAATCCTCCTTATATACAATGTGCACTGCCTCTCCCCACCTCAAGCTTGTCTTCGGATGGATAGATTCCACTGGACTGGTATATACAGCACATACAGACACATGGGAGGCAGACCTTGGCTGCTCACCCAATTACCTTTGATTAAAATCACATCATCCATTTGACATGTGGGGCTTCGCACCTCCTTTCTCCTCTCCTGGACTCCTTTGGTTGGTTTATTCTTCCTTCCTGCTTTGGGACCTCTTGAGGACACTGGAGTGAGTGTGAGCCTGAGTTGGGAGTGCTTAATCAATTCAAAAAGACCATGGTCGTCGACTACCACGAGTTCTGGACAATGTAGGACGGTATATGTCAGCTTGATTGTTTTTTGTATGTGGTTTGGGATTCTCTTTGGCTTGTGCATGTTGGTTATTGTTTTCTCGGGAAGGTTGTGTGATATGTGATTCAGTGGACTGCTTCAAGTTGGTCGTTTAGCTGTTTCAGCCTGTCTTCTATTTTAATTCTTTTGTCAGCTCATCTGAGTGGGTTTTGAGGATCATGCCAGTTGTGTTTTATAAGCTGTAGCTGCCTGCAATTGACCACTTCAAGAGCCAAATAAACAGTATTAACAGGCAGCATTTGTACAGTTGCTGTGATGAAGAAGCATGATACTGGATCCAGCATCCCTGCCACGGGAAGGAGAAGTATCTGGTCATCTATGCTTTTGCACATTAGCGGACAACTGAATCACGGGGAAATTTTCAGTTGATGTTGGAATACATTAATGTGCTATAGCTATTGAATTCTTTCCATTTCGGGACTCCATTCAATCGAATAGGTTATGCATTGTTGTTAACATTGTTGTCTCTTGTGTTGTCGTTTGCCATCCAAGAATCCATGTTTTGGTTTATTGGACCAAGTCAAGCCTCTACCAGATGTCAAGTTCGATTGCAGCCATAGTTGGAGCTGCTGCAGGTGGCCTTGCATTGTTGGCGATCATCATTGGGTTTCTGTGGTTCTACATTTTGTGTTGTAGGACCCCTGCAAATAAAAGTTCTGAGACTGGTTCTTCGGACCCATCTAATCCAGGTAACTGAACACGCTATATATGTTGCATCAAGTATTTAAGGTCTCTGATTGCTTATGTTAATCGATTGATACATAATCTGCTCTTTTGGTACTTGTATATGGGCAGTGGAATGGGGTAGGAGAGATCGGATATCATGTGCCGGTTGTGGTCTTGCAAGTGAACATCAGGGTGCCAGGCAATTTACTCTAGAAGAATTGGAAGAAGCCACCAAGAACTTTAGTGAAAGCAACATTGTTGGTACTGGCGGTTTCGGTTTGGTGTACAAGGGTTTGCTTCTTGATGGGACCATTGTAGCGATAAAAAGGCGTGTAAGTGTTCCAAGGCAGGCATTTATTGAACAGGTAAATCAGCTCTTCTGAAATAAAATGTGTCAGCAATTTCTTGTTCATCATCCTACCAattcttccttttttcttttgaatttttttttcctccATCCAAGAATGATGTGGAACTCGCCCATAGGAAATTCCTACATGATTCATAAGTTTATCAATTTACTGATATTGTAAGGCCAACCAGAAGTTTCATCACTTTGATATGCTATTGACTTAGAGGACATTGCACTACAGATTGACTTTGACCAATTGTTACAAGTTAGATCTGAAGCTTCTCTCAAGTTTTTTACTTGTAAGACAGCTTGTTGAAACCTAGGATTTTCCTGTGCTTAATCTCCTGTGCTCTATGTTTTTATCAAGAACTCTGAATACATCAGGTTGTATGACCTCCGAATAGATCGGATAATGGAGGCATGGTTGCTTCTTTGTTACTTCTTTCGCTTCACTTGAATTTGTTCATGAGCATTTGCaaagaactcttttttttttttgtgtcctGAGCCTGCTTCACCAGAATCAATATACTTTTGCAGTATCAGTGCATGCTAAAATCTACATTTGCTGAATTTTAAACAGGTTATGATTTTATCAGAAATCAGGCATCGCAATCTAGTTACTCTTATTGGTTATTGTCAGGAAGGTGGTCTGCAAATGCTCGTTTTTGAATATTTGCCTAATGGAAGTGTCTCCAATCACTTGTATGGTAATGATCGATTGATCTCAAAAGGGAAGATATTTTGTTACTATTTTATTCATTTATACCTGCTTTGTTTTTCTGGCAGATAGTGAACAACATTCCCTTACAAGGCTTGAATTTAAACAAAGGCTTGCAGTAGCTATTGGAGCAGCCAAAGGTAACTATTGGAGCAGCCCAAGGACAATAAGCTAATGCATTATATAGTCTAGAGAGTAGAAATTGTCCTCATCATAAACTGAAAGCAAAACTATTCATAATCTTAATTTGCAGGATTAGCCCATCTGCACAGTCTTTCACCTCCTTTAGTACATCAAGACTTCAAAACAAGCAACGTCTTGGTTGACGAGAACTTTATTGCAAAAGTGGCTGATGCAGGTTTTTTTAAATTACTACAAGGAAGTGGAGAAGTTGGACCTCAAGGAAGTAGCAATATCTTCCAAGATCCAGGGTATATTAATTTTCTAAAATTTGTTTCTTATATCTGCCATCCAACCGATAGACCATCATATTGACTTATATCGCTATCATACAACCATATGTTGTTTCCCAGGGTTGGAGAATTACAGGGATTTTCTGAAGCCAGTGATATTTATAGCTTTGGGGTGTTTCTTCTAGAGCTCATAAGTGGCATCGAAGTGACACATTGCATCTCTCAAGATTCATACAGTTTCTTAGTCCAGTGGGTAAGTTGATACACCGAAACCTAATAAACTATTTCAGGACATGTAGATATATGTTTTgataaaaatatgtattttttgatGCAAATATATGTTTTCCTTGATTATACAGTTGTTATAAGCCATTAAATGAAACACCCAAAACTACAAGCAATGAACCCATCCCATTGATATATGATAGATAGATTAGTAGCAAATGTCTGCCTGAACCAAACATAACCAAGTAGGATAAGAGTATATTTGCTCTGTCCATTTTGCTTTATATTCGGCTTGATGATAAAGTGAAAACATAGACATATATCATAATGTTGTTTTTTCTTTAAGGATGCCCCAGTGTGACAAAAGATGAACAACTTTCTTTTCACAATAATATTCATACTATGAGCAGATTGAATTATATATTCGGGATGATTGcattaattgataattatgtggcCTCTGAATTTGTTGATGCACCTTCATTTGCAAGGATAAGTTGTAGAACATGCATTTTTTGTGCATAGAGATGAAGCTTTTTAAGTGTTTGATGAGCATTTTGTATGTTAGTTGCAGCCAATAAAATTCTATGAGATCGACTTTTGAGAAACTATAATCACCATTTCTAATTATCTCATAATATGATTCCAATTTCTATTTGCATGTGCATTATTAGTTGAACATCTGTGTCTCAAATAGATTAAACCAAGTGACAAATTGGTGGCTGGATACAAATTTCCAGAACAATTCATGGGTTTTAAATGCATCAGGGAAATTGATATCATATTCTGGTAGTTGTTAGTTCAAAAGAATATGTTATTTATAGGTTAAAGAAACTTGAAGAGGAAGAGTTCCTTGGTGCATATGATTGGGTCAGAATATGATGCAGGCCCGAGAATCTAATTTTGTTACATATTGTCTTATTTAATTTATACATAATGAAATTAGTTTTATTACCACCTTTAAGAGGTTCTATGTATGTGTAAGCTATTACAAAACTTCTGTGATATAATCTCTATCACTTGAAAATTGAACGAGAAATTTCGACCAACTTTCATCATAGGAGATGCTCTATTTTTTTACCATTTATGTGAACAAATTAGTTAGTTGGTAATTATTTAATCACCATTTACTGAAAGGCATAAACAGAAGACAAATTCACCAAATGGATTTAAAGATGACAGATGCATAAAGCTGAAACAAGTCCTTTTGGTCTAGGAGAAGAATCAGGTAAAGAGACAGTTTAGTCTAGTTGACATCTTGCTAATGATAAAAGCTGAGGTGGTAATATGGAAaagctaatgcaagataacaaggaaTGACCGTTAATCTACTATTCTTCTGAAAGTAGCTTGTTGTTGATGATGTAAGTAATAGAGAAGGCATTATATAAAGGCTTGCACACCTGAGTTGATGTATTTTGCAGACAAAAGCAATCATAAGCAAGAAATCTACGAACTGTATATGATCACAAAGGTCAGCTGGCTGATATAATGGTCTACTGTGCTTTCACATTAACAAAATGGGCACAAGAACAACAGAAAATATTGCAAATAAGTATTTCATTAATTTTCTGGGATAACCATCCAAACAACTTTTAGGCTAAATACATGCTCTTAGCCATGACAAACTATGCCACGTATAAAAGTCAACAAAGAATGTCTTGGCACTTCTTTTTCAAGACAAGAAGTATGTCACTGTTGTGCTTGCATAGAATGGCAACCATGCCTATGAAGCATGGATCTGGGTGTGGTGCAGTGATCCAACATGAGTTTAGTTACACTTCATATGTTAAATATAATAAACCAAAATTAGAGCGAAGATACTTAGAAATTGAGATGCATGAAGTAAGACAGAATCATTCTTTCAATTTCATTGGTTACAATCATGTTTTTTCGTTATACATTGTCATAAAACAATGTTCATAAAGTCATGCTCATCTTGCCCTTAATCACACGACAAATATTCAAGTAAAGAATATTTTAGCGAGAGTTCCATAGAGGATCCCCTATACGAAATGTATCCAGCATTTAGATAATAATACTAATTAGTATCGATATATCTGACAGAGATCTGATAGGGAAACAACAAGGCATTCAAAGTGTATTTCTAAGGAATGCAAATAACAGAATAGTTTTCATGTTGCAACACTTCATTGTAAGTTCCAATTTTTTGTAGATGATAAGGAAACTGCAGCGGCTGCTATAGTCTCCGGCTATTGTTtacaatctgaagaaacaaaattTTCTAGATATAAATATACAACAATTGGAGATCTTGAAGGGGTTAATTTATTCAAGATGGTTAGAGGAGGATAATCTAACTTTCTGCTTCTATGAAGTCCCTGTCTTTGATCCTGCACTTATCTAATTGGACACTTTTCTTCAACCTATCTTTAAACAGATAGAACAAATCTAGTGCAGCTTCACAAACAAGTTTTCTAGTATGGAATTTTATCTCCAGAAAATTGCAACTATTGTTCAGCATTGGTGTCCAACCAAAAGAATCTCTGGTTCTAGTGAAATTTGACTCATGAAAGATATTTGAGTCATCAACATACTCGGCAATAATTTCTGGTATATTGTCAAGAACTAGTCTAAATCTCAAACTCATGACATATTTCTTGCCTCTTAATAACAAAATGGCCAGGGAAAAATGGTGGTATCAAAGTGCTAATGCTTAGAGGCACTAATTGTTTCATTTTCTTGCTAGTAATGAAGCATTTAAGCTGCCAATATTTATGTAAATAAGCCTTATGAGCTATGAAGTGTTATCACATGCCAAGCTTGTCTGTGATGTCATCCTTGCTTAATATAAATGGTAGTTCATTATGCATTTTTTCGTAAGAAACTGATGAAGATGAATTAGAACAAAAGCCAAGATCTCATCATGTTAAAgcttatatcaatgatatattgtaaacaataaaaaaaaaatctagcatATTTCTCAGCCTCGGCAGTGGTGTTTGATTGTTAATGTACATATATTGATCCTTTTTTATGGATATTGTTTATATTACATAGGAGAAGCACACTTCCTTCATCAATTATCACTGTTCTACATGAATACCATAGGTAATTTTGCTCGTATTTTCCAAGGGTGAATCTTGGTGCCATATGAGACTGCTTCTATGTGTCTTGGCTTACTAGGCTGCGAGTCATCGAAATGACCTTTCCACTTGTAAGGATCAAGTTGCATGCATTGATCTTCTTCATGACTCGCATTGGCCAGCTTGTGCACTTGACTATCCTTTTCATGAAGGAGAGGCTTCGTACCATGATAAATTGCTTCTTCCTGACTTGGGTGACAATAATTTGAGTCACAAGAACAAACTCTTTGCTTGCTGACTTAAGTCTGTATATTAGAACTCAAATTGACAAGAGTCTCATGCATTAGGCCAACTTTTGTTCaggtttttcgatattatttaaaatGACTTTGACTGGAGCATTAACGCATCTAATACATGtctaattttcttaatttttgtcCCTTGTTCCATCAACAGTAATGGTACTGTTAGCATGACTAGGCCACAATATGTCTAAGATAGCAAAAAAATTTGCAACATCTCAGGTAAAGATTGCAGGATTTGTCCAGGAAAATATACTACAATCCCTTCGTAAACTGTGAAATTCACTTGTGTTTTGTTTTGAAAGCTAAGAAGTTTTCTGGTACATTCCCGTCTTGTACTTGCGGCCTGGATATTCTCATTAGTTACAATGCTTTGGATCAATATATTGTCGAGAATGACATTGAATAGACAAATAATTATACTAGTCCTCAAGTACTCTTTTTTCTCGATATATATTCTTTTAGTTCACCTCTGATACCTTGGTTCTTTATACAAGGTGGAAGCACATATGGGCTCAAATGATCTCATTGATCGCCGGCTAGAGAGTGGTTTTACTTCTGAAGGGATGAAAGAGCTAATTGCACTGACTTTTCAATGCTTGAATCCATCCGAGCACAGCCGTCCAAAGATGAGAGCTGTTGTTGTAGAGCTTGACCGGATTCTTGAGACAGAGATGGCACTGACAACGGTCATGGGTGACGGCACAGCGATAGTCACCCTCGGAAGCCAGTTATTTACTTCAGCATGAAgaacaattcatcaattttctgaTCATTACCAGAATAAGAACCAAGTTCTTTTTCATCCAAGATTCCAGTTGTTGCTAGTACTTCTGGTGCAGTGCAGATCAAATCTCAGCCTTAAGGCAGCAACTCTGGCTCTGCATCAGATTCAAGTCCAATAGCTTCTACTGATGACACATGGAGCTTGTGAAACTGAGATGCTTTTTTCCTGAGTTGGCAAACTCTAGTAGATTTGGTGAAGCACACCAAGACAGAAATCAAGCTTCATGTATTACTACTAATACAATTCTCATTCAAAAGATTGTGTTCTGGATTTCTGTAAAGTAATATTGTGGAAGAGTTTCTTGAGGTACATGTAATTCTGCATGTTTGCAGCTTCCcttcatcttctccaaatccaccAATGTTGTTTCATTTCAGTTTGGAAATTTCTAGCCTCTTTCAATGATGGAGCATCACTTAAGAATGCACATATGAAATAATCTGATTCAAGTGATAAGCCTCTTTCTGCTTCTCTCATGGTGTTTACTGCACCAGATTACTCTTCCTGCATATTTGTTACTCATTTAAGACTCTTCTGAACAATCTTTCAAGTTCCTCATCTGATTATgaactatacatatatatatatatatatatatatatatatatatatatatatatataattgtttaaGTTAATATCTATATAATTGATCTAAATGATAATATGAGgttctattttagaaaaatagcATTtggaaaaattgtatgtttatatatttctctaaatatgttatttttgtatgtatgtatgtatgtatatatatatatatatatatatatatatatatatatatctttcttaATTTCAGtttagtttatatatatacatattcataaaATTACAAacctatatataatttaaatatcatATTACTATCAACTGAAATTTAAATGATATTGATATCCTTCAAACTTTTTATGATTATAAAAACATTAATTCATCAACAGTTAATTATGAGCTTTTAAATGAATGTAAATGAAAGGGACATCCCTAaaggattttaatatttaaagggatatatatatatatatatacacacacgcacacacacgccaaaactaaaacttttactcACCGTCGGATCAGATAAATCCGCCAATCTTAAAGCAAGCACCGCCATTCCTGGGATGTTCATATTGCTCCTCGCGGAGGCTCTCATCGTAGCGCCTTCTGTTCTCAGATCTCGGCACCTAAAGTATCTCCTCGACATCTACCTCGCCTTATTCTTCGTCTTTGATTTCCCAAGTAATTGCTCCCCGTCTCTGTTTCACACGGTTTCCCCCTTGATTCTTTGTCTGCATGCATACATAGATCGATCGATTCGGGGTTGGGAAGCTTCTGGGTTTTGGATCCTGTCTGCACGCGTGGTGTTCGATCTTGTATTTTTCGGTTTTCGGCCCTCTGGAAAATTATGTATTGTTCTATGTTAATTATTTTTTGTGATTTTGGATCTTTGCaccatttttcttttaatttctttgaGAAAAATAGAAGGTGTTCGGCCTTGAATTCACGTGTTCATTATGCGTTATACTTCTAACTGCACCAGATCTTGGTTTGCCTAAATATTTCAGAATTTCATGGCCCAAATCTTCCGTTCAAGTTGATTAGGGTTCTATGAAACCCATTCCTGGTATGTTTTCATGGGAACATTTTCATGAAAGGAAGTGTCAAGGATGAAATATGGTTAGTTTTATAAGATTAGGGTTCTATGCAACCTCAGTTAGTGGTTTGCATCCTGAAGGCAGGCATGTCGAAAAATGCGATTGGAAGTGTGTGATTGGCTGTCATTGGACAGCTGAGGGTTCAAAGGATTTGGCTTCAGGTCTAGTGAACCCTTTTTTGAGGAGGTCATTACTGAAGTGGAGAAGGCCCATGTGTTTCTTTCATGCAGATGTCTTCTATAGTGGAGTATGGTTTCTCCTAAAATTTAGTTGTATCTTGGAATAGAAGTACTTAGTGTTCTctgcatataaagagtaagtggcAGGAGATGGTTTTCTAGGAACTTGATCTATAATATACATGTGATGGTGGAAAATGCTTGCCATAAGGAAAGGGTTTCACAAGATAAAACTAACACATACTAAATGTGAAACAGGCATGAGAATCCATTTGGTTGATTGTGCTTTTAAGACAAAAGTTATGTGTTTCTGGCTACAACATAAGAAACAAAAGTTAGTGCATGAATAAAGGCAAGGGAAAAAGGGCTCCAAATTTAGATTTAATTAGTCCATTTGATGCATCCCTTGGTTCAGTggggaataaaaaaaaaaaactctcaatctagattgaagtagttcaTCCTAATCCATTGTAATCTTTCCATATACTTGTGGTTACTATGTCAAGTATAGTGTGATTACAAATTCTGAATTTGATGGATTAGCATCAAAGAATTGTTGATTGTTCTTATATCAATGAAGGGAAGTGATTCAAGAATAGCCATAATTCTCATTCTCCAATTGATCTTTTTTACTGTTCATGTATTGCCATCCATTGCTTTACTCATATTTGTGTCTCCATTTTCTTAATGACCTTTATTCAATACTTTCCACCGTGTTGACACATATAAAACTCTGTTCAACTTTGGGAATTTAAATTCACACACTTGTAGTTTTCAAAGTTTCTTGCAGCAAATACTTATATGGGAACCAAAACAAACTAAAGAATCTCAGCAAGCACTTATTTTTTATCAGACGATATAATCTACTTGTTACCAATAATTGCTACTAATTTATCTGTAAGCTTTCTCAGAAACAGTAGcaaattattatttttgtgtACCTGAGCTACTGATCACCACTCTTACACTAGCAAGTTCCTCTGATTTTTTAAATTACTTTTCTCTAGCTGCTCCTTCCAACACAGTGCTTGCCTGTCCTGCTTTTTCCTCGTCGCGTCTTTGTTTCTTCACACGTAAAAGAGTAGTGTTGAATGGAAGAAAAATCAATTGAATGTGCACAATTCGGGTCAGGATCCATGAATTGTTGTGAGCATGTGGAAAAAACAGGATCATATAGAGAAAAGTAGATATGATTGTGTCTTCCGTCACCATGCAGCAACATAAGAGGGGCATATGAAATTGGGAAGAGGATCTGTGCCTAGTTGCTGCTATATAGGCCTTTAGGGAGCATTGTAAGTGGTTATCCTGCTTTAAAATTTTTGCCTCTTTATTTCATATATTAGGCAGCCTAATCTGTGTTTTCCTGCTTTTGTTTAAATATTGAGTTCTTCAGTTCAATTGATCAAATTGTTCTTTTttcctatttttctttcttttcttttctgctgCTTTTATGTTTTACACAATGTTTAATCAAATTGTTATTTTCTTCCTTCAGGTTCTTTTACTTCAAGGAGACAAAGGTAATCAGGAAAGAGAATATCCTGATGCCTTTTCTGAGACCTTTTTCAGGCATGCGATTGCCAGGGGTTCTCAGGTACAAGTGATCTATGAGTTGCAGTCGCACCATTTTTATTACAATTTCAGTTACactatttttgttttatttggtaATATTGTAATGCTTAAGTACCAGATATTTCTTCAATATTGTTTTCCGGAATTGCCTGCAGCTTTCCTTCCTGTTTCCATGGGTTCTCATTGCCATTTTTTCTGTTGAAGGACATAGGTCGACTCCCGTGCTTTGTCTTCTATTGTTTCCTTTTTCTGCTCGATTTTGTATGGTGCTTTGAGTATGACCGAAAGCACACATCATATCCTTATCATGTTAATCTATTGTTGCAAAACTAAATCTAAAAACTAAATTTTTTTAAAGGCAGTTGGAGCAAGACCTGGAGACTGTAATAACTGTACTGCAGCCAGGACCATTAGGGATCATCGAGCACAAGTTTTCGGCTGCTGAGGTGCAAGAAGCAAAGGCCATAGTCCAAATCGCAGTTGAGAATTGGCGAAGGAATTCTGCACATGAAAGAAATGGCTACGTTTGGCAGCAGTCCAAAAGTGCAACATCACAGGAGTGACAAATCTACTTGCTACTGGATTTGCAAGAACAAAGGGACCTGGTTCTTCAAATGCTACTGACCCATGTGGATGTTCTTGCTTTGTAAACACTCCCTATCCTATCTTTGAATGTCAAGTTTTTGGACTCCTTTGAGAGAGAAGCGCTCATGTGTCACAAAATATAATCGAATCGATCAGTCTATAGAAAGATTATATCTCCAATTAAGTGGCATTTTGTTAATTATGAGAATTTGTTTTATACATAATGTTCATATTTTACCACCTTGTCTGATTGTGACTGGTCAAATTATCTGCCTCATCTGCCAATTTGCTCTCTGTTTGTCATCTGCAAAGTTTTGGTGCTCTATTGACATCTCAAGATAACAGGGAACGTTCCATCTTTGTTTGTCGTCTTCAGTTTTGGTGTTCTATCAGCCACAATCTCAAAGTTATGGCTAATGATGTCTTCAATCTCAATCAAGCATAATTATCCATTGAATATAGCAATAGAGAACAGAATGGGCACTAATGTAGTCCAATTGGGTCCATAGCATCACATCACTAGTATCGGAATTAGATGGTATCGTGGCTACTCTGCATTCCACAGATTGACGACACTGCTAACGGTGTCAT encodes the following:
- the LOC135582749 gene encoding uncharacterized protein LOC135582749 isoform X1, producing MFILLLAEALIVAPSVLRSRHLKFFYFKETKVIRKENILMPFLRPFSGMRLPGVLRQLEQDLETVITVLQPGPLGIIEHKFSAAEVQEAKAIVQIAVENWRRNSAHERNGYVWQQSKSATSQE
- the LOC135582749 gene encoding uncharacterized protein LOC135582749 isoform X3, whose protein sequence is MFILLLAEALIVAPSVLRSRHLKFFYFKETKVIRKENILMPFLRPFSGMRLPGVLSFPSCFHGFSLPFFLLKDIGSWSKTWRL
- the LOC135582749 gene encoding uncharacterized protein LOC135582749 isoform X2; amino-acid sequence: MFILLLAEALIVAPSVLRSRHLKFFYFKETKVIRKENILMPFLRPFSGMRLPGVLSFPSCFHGFSLPFFLLKDIVGARPGDCNNCTAARTIRDHRAQVFGC
- the LOC135587336 gene encoding putative serine/threonine-protein kinase; this translates as MSSSIAAIVGAAAGGLALLAIIIGFLWFYILCCRTPANKSSETGSSDPSNPVEWGRRDRISCAGCGLASEHQGARQFTLEELEEATKNFSESNIVGTGGFGLVYKGLLLDGTIVAIKRRVSVPRQAFIEQVMILSEIRHRNLVTLIGYCQEGGLQMLVFEYLPNGSVSNHLYDSEQHSLTRLEFKQRLAVAIGAAKGLAHLHSLSPPLVHQDFKTSNVLVDENFIAKVADAGFFKLLQGSGEVGPQGSSNIFQDPGVGELQGFSEASDIYSFGVFLLELISGIEVTHCISQDSYSFLVQWVEAHMGSNDLIDRRLESGFTSEGMKELIALTFQCLNPSEHSRPKMRAVVVELDRILETEMALTTVMGDGTAIVTLGSQLFTSA